The Pseudomonas orientalis genome contains a region encoding:
- a CDS encoding amino acid ABC transporter ATP-binding protein gives MRSIVKAVNLNKYYDQYHALRDINIEVEQGEVMCIIGPSGSGKSTLLRCVNQLEKIDKGGLWVDGELVGYRVVGNKLHEMNEVQIARQRLATGMVFQRFNLFPHMTVLQNIIEGPCQVLKRSPKEATEDALELLARVGLADKHNAYPVELSGGQQQRVAIARALAMRPKLMLFDEPTSALDPELVGEVLSVMRDLATTGMTMIVVTHELGFAREVSNRMVFMDAGQIVEAGSPEDILISPQNPRTQSFISAVRT, from the coding sequence ATGAGAAGCATCGTCAAGGCCGTCAACCTGAACAAGTATTACGACCAGTATCACGCGCTGCGCGACATCAATATCGAGGTCGAGCAAGGCGAAGTGATGTGCATCATCGGCCCGTCCGGCTCGGGTAAAAGCACCCTGCTGCGTTGCGTCAACCAGTTGGAAAAAATCGACAAGGGCGGCCTGTGGGTCGACGGCGAACTGGTCGGTTACCGGGTGGTCGGCAACAAGCTGCACGAGATGAACGAAGTGCAGATCGCCCGGCAGCGCCTGGCCACCGGCATGGTGTTCCAGCGTTTCAATTTGTTCCCGCACATGACCGTGCTGCAAAACATCATCGAAGGCCCGTGCCAGGTGCTCAAGCGCTCGCCCAAGGAGGCCACCGAGGATGCGCTGGAGTTGCTGGCCCGCGTGGGCCTGGCGGACAAGCACAATGCCTACCCGGTGGAGTTGTCCGGCGGCCAGCAGCAGCGTGTGGCGATCGCCCGCGCGTTGGCGATGCGCCCCAAGCTGATGCTGTTTGACGAACCCACGTCAGCCCTCGACCCGGAGCTGGTAGGCGAAGTGCTGTCGGTGATGCGCGATTTGGCCACCACCGGCATGACCATGATCGTGGTCACCCATGAGTTGGGCTTTGCCCGCGAAGTGTCCAACCGCATGGTGTTTATGGATGCCGGCCAGATTGTGGAAGCCGGCAGCCCCGAAGACATTCTAATAAGCCCACAAAACCCGCGTACCCAAAGCTTTATTTCTGCCGTTCGCACTTAA
- a CDS encoding ABC transporter substrate-binding protein yields the protein MKKMFIPSLLAGLMASSAVFAALPAAIKDKGEISAAIVPNYPPMDFKDPATNKLTGFDFDLGNALAERLGVKIKWQETGFEQMLSGLTTKRVDIVLSGMSDTAERQKSVTFIDYFTSGPQLYTLAKREEIKELTDLCGKKVGTSRRTTWPSEITAWSKENCEAAGKPAIVVIGTEGSADARAQLQQNRLDAAMQGSETIPYLMSLDKGKYKPVGLAISKQFTGLGIEKSNTELVAAISEALQGMIDDGTYGKILKKWDLEQGAVEKISINAGQ from the coding sequence ATGAAAAAGATGTTTATTCCTTCGTTGCTCGCCGGCCTGATGGCTTCCAGCGCGGTGTTCGCGGCCTTGCCCGCAGCCATCAAGGACAAGGGTGAGATCAGCGCGGCCATCGTGCCGAACTACCCGCCGATGGATTTCAAGGACCCGGCCACCAATAAGCTCACCGGCTTTGACTTCGACCTGGGCAACGCCCTGGCCGAACGTCTGGGTGTGAAGATCAAGTGGCAGGAAACCGGCTTCGAGCAGATGCTCAGCGGCCTGACCACCAAGCGTGTCGACATCGTGCTGTCGGGCATGAGCGATACCGCCGAGCGTCAGAAATCGGTGACCTTTATCGACTACTTCACCAGCGGCCCGCAGTTGTACACCCTGGCCAAGCGTGAAGAGATCAAGGAATTGACTGACCTGTGCGGTAAAAAAGTCGGCACCAGCCGCCGGACCACCTGGCCGTCGGAAATTACCGCGTGGAGCAAGGAAAACTGCGAAGCGGCGGGTAAGCCGGCGATCGTGGTAATCGGTACTGAAGGCTCGGCCGATGCGCGTGCGCAGTTGCAGCAGAACCGCCTGGATGCGGCGATGCAGGGCAGCGAGACGATTCCTTATCTGATGTCGCTGGACAAGGGCAAGTACAAGCCGGTGGGGCTGGCGATTTCCAAGCAGTTCACCGGGCTTGGGATCGAGAAGAGCAATACTGAGTTGGTCGCCGCGATCAGTGAAGCATTGCAGGGCATGATCGATGACGGGACCTACGGCAAGATTTTGAAGAAGTGGGATCTGGAGCAAGGTGCGGTCGAGAAGATCAGCATCAATGCGGGCCAGTAG
- a CDS encoding MFS transporter, producing MATYSLVIRRLLICSVTIVVSRSMTSPLLALWLSTRLGLNQQDIGLLMGVAVFIATLLGLYGGYIIDRLEKRKLLILAMLSSSIGFLLLTFASNLYLTTLTLVITEAASALFLIGSKAIISENLAVGERAKVFSLRYTLTNVGYATGPMVGVVIAGQLPWAPFLIASAIAFGSLFLMVGIAPTARDSRHKPQSFLRTLQTLRSDRTLILFTSGSLLSTIVHGRYTLYLSQFLLVAYKPAAALKILSAVLACNAITVILLQYQIGRFLKREQLRHWIALGTLLFILGLMGFSLADSLVSWCLAMFVFTLGEMIIYPAEFLFIDTIAPDALRGSYYGAQNLAAFGGAMSPVMCGYLLINATPASMFYALAALTAAGGTLCFLSGRRVASSC from the coding sequence GTGGCCACCTACTCCCTGGTAATTCGCCGCCTGTTGATTTGCTCGGTGACCATCGTGGTCAGCCGTTCCATGACCAGCCCACTGCTGGCCCTCTGGCTGAGCACCCGCCTGGGCCTCAACCAGCAGGACATCGGTCTGCTGATGGGCGTTGCCGTGTTTATCGCCACGTTGCTCGGTCTGTACGGCGGCTACATCATCGACCGCCTGGAAAAGCGCAAGCTGCTGATCCTGGCCATGCTCTCCAGCTCCATCGGTTTTCTGTTGCTGACGTTTGCCAGCAACCTCTACCTCACCACGCTGACCCTGGTGATCACTGAAGCCGCGTCGGCGCTGTTCCTGATCGGTTCCAAGGCGATCATCAGCGAAAACCTCGCGGTGGGTGAGCGCGCCAAAGTGTTTTCCCTGCGCTACACCCTGACCAACGTCGGCTATGCCACCGGCCCCATGGTCGGCGTGGTGATCGCCGGCCAACTGCCCTGGGCGCCATTCCTGATCGCCAGCGCAATTGCTTTTGGCAGCCTGTTCCTGATGGTCGGCATTGCCCCGACCGCACGGGATAGCCGTCATAAACCGCAAAGCTTTCTGCGCACCCTGCAGACCTTGCGCAGCGACCGCACGCTGATCCTCTTCACCAGCGGCAGTTTGTTGAGCACCATTGTCCACGGGCGCTACACCCTGTATCTGTCGCAGTTTCTACTGGTTGCCTACAAGCCCGCAGCCGCCTTAAAGATTCTGTCCGCCGTGCTGGCCTGCAACGCCATCACGGTGATTTTGCTGCAGTACCAGATTGGCCGTTTTCTCAAACGCGAGCAGTTACGCCACTGGATTGCGCTGGGCACCTTGCTGTTTATTCTCGGGTTGATGGGGTTCAGCCTGGCCGACAGCCTGGTCAGTTGGTGCCTGGCGATGTTCGTATTCACCTTGGGCGAGATGATTATCTACCCCGCAGAATTTCTGTTTATCGACACCATCGCCCCCGATGCACTGCGGGGCAGCTACTACGGCGCGCAGAACCTGGCGGCGTTCGGCGGAGCGATGAGCCCGGTGATGTGTGGGTACCTGCTGATCAATGCGACGCCGGCCAGCATGTTTTATGCCCTGGCGGCATTGACCGCAGCCGGCGGAACCCTGTGTTTCCTGAGTGGGCGACGGGTTGCAAGTTCTTGCTGA